Proteins found in one Paraburkholderia flava genomic segment:
- the tatB gene encoding Sec-independent protein translocase protein TatB produces MLDLGLTKMALIGVVALVVLGPERLPRVARTAGALFGRAQRYINDVKAEVTREIELDELRRMKTEFEAAAQNVNTTIHDNLRKHETEINDAWNSGTSVSESVVGGAAMQAGDGATDSTSWRSSYAAAPKRKNWRVKQTATPTWYKRATTRRTRVQSGAARVARHTPASLRRPTRFL; encoded by the coding sequence ATGCTGGATCTCGGTTTAACCAAGATGGCGCTGATCGGCGTCGTCGCACTGGTCGTGCTCGGGCCCGAACGTCTGCCGCGCGTTGCACGGACGGCCGGCGCGCTGTTCGGGCGCGCGCAGCGCTACATCAACGACGTGAAGGCCGAAGTCACGCGCGAAATCGAGCTCGACGAACTGCGGCGCATGAAGACCGAGTTCGAAGCGGCAGCGCAAAACGTCAACACGACGATTCACGACAATCTGCGCAAGCACGAAACCGAGATCAACGACGCATGGAACTCGGGGACGTCGGTGTCGGAGAGCGTCGTCGGTGGTGCGGCGATGCAGGCCGGTGATGGCGCGACGGACAGCACCTCGTGGCGCAGCAGCTACGCGGCCGCGCCGAAGCGCAAGAACTGGCGCGTGAAGCAGACGGCAACACCGACGTGGTACAAGCGCGCCACCACACGCCGCACGCGTGTGCAGTCGGGCGCGGCGCGCGTTGCGCGCCACACGCCGGCAAGCCTGCGCCGTCCGACCCGCTTCCTCTGA
- the tatC gene encoding twin-arginine translocase subunit TatC, with product MSDPQQTQTESNEETFISHLVELRDRIIRAGISVIIVFVGLVYWAPDIFKLLARPLMMNLPKDGKMIVTDITGSFFVPMKVTMLVAFVIALPFVLYQIWAFVAPGLYQHEKKLVMPLVASSYSLFLCGMAFAYFVVFPTIFRVMAHYNAPLGAEMNTDIDNYLSFVLTMFVAFGVTFEVPIVVVLLVRTGLLTVKKLKEIRPYVIVGAFIVSAVVTPPDVFSQLILAVPLIVLYEAGIIAARLFVSKPAPAAADDEEKAAD from the coding sequence GTGAGCGACCCGCAGCAAACCCAGACTGAAAGCAACGAAGAGACCTTCATCTCGCATCTCGTCGAATTGCGCGACCGCATCATCCGCGCCGGCATCTCCGTCATCATCGTGTTCGTCGGGCTCGTGTACTGGGCACCGGACATCTTCAAGCTGCTCGCGCGGCCGCTGATGATGAACCTGCCGAAGGACGGCAAGATGATCGTCACGGACATCACCGGCTCGTTCTTCGTGCCGATGAAGGTGACGATGCTCGTCGCGTTCGTGATCGCGCTGCCGTTCGTGCTGTACCAGATCTGGGCGTTCGTTGCGCCTGGGCTGTATCAGCACGAGAAGAAACTGGTCATGCCGCTGGTCGCGAGCAGCTATTCGCTGTTCCTCTGCGGAATGGCGTTCGCGTACTTCGTCGTGTTCCCGACGATCTTCCGCGTGATGGCGCACTACAACGCGCCGCTCGGCGCGGAGATGAACACCGACATCGACAACTATCTGAGCTTCGTGCTGACGATGTTCGTTGCGTTCGGCGTGACGTTCGAAGTGCCGATCGTTGTCGTGCTGCTGGTGCGCACGGGCCTGCTGACAGTCAAGAAGCTGAAGGAGATCCGGCCGTATGTGATCGTCGGCGCGTTCATCGTGTCGGCCGTGGTGACGCCGCCGGACGTGTTCTCGCAGCTGATCCTCGCGGTGCCGCTGATCGTGCTGTACGAGGCCGGGATCATCGCCGCGCGGCTCTTCGTCAGCAAGCCGGCGCCTGCAGCCGCCGACGACGAAGAGAAGGCAGCGGATTGA
- a CDS encoding Do family serine endopeptidase, translating into MLRRFWLFFAQAVTVLLALMFIIATLKPQWLQRQGQFGKQLAEPIVALREVAPGIGGGPAQASYADAANKAMPAVVNVFSSKDGSLPPDPRAKDPLFRYFFGDRNNNRKQQEQPAANLGSGVIVSSEGYILTNQHVVDGADQIEIALSDGRTTNAKVIGVDPETDLAVLKINMTNLPTITLGRMDQTRVGDVVLAIGNPFGVGQTVTMGIVSALGRNHLGINTFENFIQTDAAINPGNSGGALVDVNGNLLGINTAIYSRSGGSLGIGFAIPVSTARSVLESIITTGSVTRGWIGVEPQDVTPEIAESFGLDQKSGAIVAGVLKGGPADKAGIKPGDILVSVNGQDITDTTRLLNVIAQIKPGTDAKVHVVRKNRELDVNVTIGKRPPPPKQATDDNGGGDDNNDDGG; encoded by the coding sequence ATGCTTAGACGCTTCTGGCTGTTTTTCGCCCAAGCGGTGACCGTGCTGTTGGCGTTGATGTTCATCATTGCGACCCTCAAGCCGCAGTGGTTGCAGCGCCAGGGGCAGTTCGGCAAGCAGCTCGCCGAACCGATCGTCGCCCTGCGGGAGGTGGCGCCAGGCATCGGCGGCGGCCCAGCGCAGGCGTCGTATGCGGATGCAGCCAATAAGGCGATGCCCGCGGTCGTCAACGTCTTCTCCAGCAAGGACGGATCGTTGCCGCCCGACCCGCGGGCGAAGGATCCGCTGTTTCGCTATTTCTTCGGCGACAGGAACAACAACCGCAAGCAGCAGGAACAGCCCGCAGCCAACCTGGGCTCGGGTGTCATCGTGAGTTCGGAAGGTTACATTCTAACGAACCAGCACGTCGTCGACGGCGCGGACCAGATCGAAATCGCGCTGTCCGACGGCCGCACCACGAATGCGAAGGTCATCGGCGTCGATCCGGAGACCGATCTCGCGGTGCTGAAAATCAACATGACGAACCTGCCCACCATCACGCTGGGCCGCATGGACCAGACGCGCGTCGGCGACGTCGTGCTCGCGATCGGCAATCCGTTCGGCGTCGGGCAGACGGTGACGATGGGCATCGTCAGCGCGCTGGGGCGCAATCACCTCGGCATCAACACGTTCGAGAACTTCATCCAGACCGACGCGGCGATCAACCCCGGCAATTCGGGCGGCGCGCTCGTCGACGTGAACGGCAACCTGCTCGGCATCAACACTGCAATCTACTCGCGCTCGGGCGGCTCGCTCGGCATCGGCTTCGCGATCCCCGTATCGACCGCGCGCAGCGTGCTCGAGAGCATCATCACGACCGGCTCGGTTACGCGCGGCTGGATCGGCGTCGAGCCGCAGGACGTGACGCCGGAAATCGCCGAGTCGTTCGGGCTCGACCAGAAGTCGGGTGCGATCGTCGCGGGCGTGCTGAAGGGCGGCCCTGCCGACAAGGCCGGCATCAAGCCGGGCGATATCCTCGTCAGCGTGAACGGCCAGGACATCACCGACACCACGCGCCTGCTGAACGTGATCGCGCAGATCAAGCCGGGCACCGACGCGAAGGTGCACGTCGTGCGCAAGAACCGCGAGCTCGACGTCAACGTGACGATCGGCAAGCGCCCGCCGCCACCGAAGCAGGCCACCGACGATAACGGCGGTGGCGACGACAACAACGACGACGGCGGTTGA
- a CDS encoding Nif3-like dinuclear metal center hexameric protein, with product MDRIELELYLNNVLETARFKDYCPNGLQVEGRRRVTKIATGVTASLAFLEAALEWGADAVLVHHGYFWRNEAPQITGRKYRRLKLLLANDLNLFAFHLPLDDHPLYGNNAQLGARLGLIPDEARFGENRLGWLSTLPMPLTLGHFAAEVEQTLGRTPLVFGDPERELRRIGWCTGGAQGYFDAAIDAGADVYLTGEVSEPVAHAAAESGVAFISAGHHATERYGVQALGTHISQTFDIEHLFIDIDNPV from the coding sequence ATGGATCGGATCGAACTGGAATTGTACTTGAACAACGTCCTCGAAACCGCGCGCTTCAAGGACTACTGCCCGAATGGACTGCAGGTGGAAGGGCGTCGGCGGGTCACGAAGATCGCGACCGGAGTGACCGCTTCGCTGGCATTTCTCGAAGCGGCGCTCGAGTGGGGCGCGGATGCCGTGCTGGTCCATCACGGTTATTTCTGGCGCAACGAGGCGCCGCAGATCACCGGGCGCAAGTACCGTCGTCTGAAGCTGCTGCTCGCCAACGACCTCAATCTGTTCGCGTTCCATCTGCCGCTCGACGACCACCCGCTGTACGGCAACAACGCACAGCTCGGCGCGCGGCTCGGCCTGATCCCCGATGAGGCCCGCTTCGGCGAAAACCGGCTCGGCTGGCTCAGCACGCTGCCGATGCCGCTCACGCTCGGACACTTCGCCGCCGAAGTCGAGCAGACGCTCGGCCGCACGCCGCTCGTGTTCGGCGATCCGGAGCGCGAGCTGCGACGCATCGGCTGGTGCACCGGCGGCGCGCAGGGCTATTTCGACGCCGCGATCGACGCCGGTGCGGACGTCTACCTGACCGGCGAAGTCTCCGAGCCGGTCGCGCATGCGGCGGCCGAAAGCGGCGTCGCATTCATTTCGGCCGGGCATCATGCGACCGAGCGTTATGGCGTTCAGGCACTCGGTACGCATATTTCCCAGACATTCGATATTGAACACCTGTTTATCGATATCGATAATCCAGTGTGA
- the petA gene encoding ubiquinol-cytochrome c reductase iron-sulfur subunit codes for MRDKESERVDGSRRTWLIATTVVGGVGGVATVVPFVSSFAPSEKAKAAGAPVEVDISGLKPGDMLTVAWRGKPVWIINRTDEMLADVVKADSEVADPKSLKPFTMPEPDYCKNEYRARADRKNILVAVAVCTHLGCTPTPRFTEGPQPNLPDNWPGGFLCPCHGSTYDMAGRVFKNKPAPQNLDIPPYMFTSANTLVIGKDEKGEA; via the coding sequence ATGCGAGACAAAGAAAGTGAACGCGTCGACGGCAGCCGCCGTACCTGGCTGATTGCGACGACCGTAGTAGGTGGCGTAGGAGGTGTTGCCACTGTCGTACCCTTTGTTAGTTCGTTTGCACCATCTGAAAAAGCCAAGGCGGCCGGCGCACCGGTCGAAGTCGATATCAGCGGTCTGAAGCCCGGCGATATGTTGACCGTCGCATGGCGCGGCAAGCCGGTCTGGATCATCAACCGCACCGACGAGATGCTCGCCGATGTCGTGAAAGCCGATAGCGAAGTCGCCGATCCCAAGTCCCTCAAGCCTTTTACGATGCCGGAGCCGGATTACTGCAAGAACGAATACCGCGCCCGTGCCGACCGCAAGAACATCCTGGTCGCCGTCGCCGTGTGCACCCATCTGGGCTGCACGCCAACGCCGCGCTTCACTGAGGGCCCGCAGCCCAATCTTCCCGACAACTGGCCCGGCGGCTTCCTGTGCCCGTGCCACGGCTCGACCTACGACATGGCCGGCCGCGTCTTCAAGAACAAACCTGCGCCCCAGAACCTCGATATCCCGCCCTACATGTTCACGTCGGCGAATACGCTCGTGATCGGCAAGGACGAGAAAGGAGAAGCGTAA
- a CDS encoding cytochrome b → MAIEKEVETTGLVGWIDRRFPLTSTWKAHVSEYYAPKNFNFWYFFGSLALMVLVLQIVTGIFLVMNYKPDATLAFASVEYIMREVPWGWLIRYLHSTGASMFFVVVYLHMFRGLLYGSYRKPRELVWVFGCAIFLCLMAEAFFGYLLPWGQMSFWGAQVIVNLFSAIPFIGPDLSLWIRGDYVVSDVTLNRFFAFHVIAIPLVLIGLVAAHLVALHEVGSNNPDGIEIKAKKDANGVPLDGIPFHPYYSVHDLMGVSVFLLIFAAIVFFAPEMGGYFLESNNFIPANPLQTPQEIAPVWYFTAFYAMLRATTDPFKIVLMIVIALLGIVALVRARGKFKIGLPVLAVLVILAMYFTESKFWGVVVMGGAVISLFFLPWLDQSPVKSIRYRPFFHKVFYGIFVFAFLTLGFLGTKPPSPAATLIAQICAVIYFAFFLGMPFWTRLGKFKQPPERVRFKPH, encoded by the coding sequence ATGGCGATCGAAAAAGAGGTGGAAACGACCGGACTGGTCGGATGGATCGACCGGCGCTTTCCGTTGACGTCGACGTGGAAGGCCCACGTCTCCGAGTACTACGCACCGAAGAACTTCAACTTCTGGTACTTCTTCGGCTCGCTCGCGTTGATGGTGCTGGTGCTGCAGATCGTCACCGGTATCTTCCTCGTGATGAACTATAAGCCCGATGCAACGCTCGCGTTCGCGTCGGTCGAGTACATCATGCGCGAAGTGCCGTGGGGCTGGCTGATCCGCTATCTGCACTCCACGGGCGCGTCGATGTTCTTCGTCGTCGTGTACCTGCATATGTTCCGCGGACTGCTGTACGGCTCGTATCGCAAGCCGCGCGAGCTCGTGTGGGTCTTCGGCTGCGCGATCTTCCTGTGCCTGATGGCCGAGGCGTTCTTCGGCTACCTGCTGCCGTGGGGGCAGATGTCGTTCTGGGGCGCGCAGGTGATCGTGAACCTGTTCTCGGCGATTCCGTTCATCGGACCGGACCTGTCGCTGTGGATTCGCGGCGACTATGTCGTATCGGACGTCACGCTGAACCGCTTCTTCGCATTCCATGTGATCGCGATCCCGCTCGTGCTGATCGGTCTCGTCGCGGCTCACCTGGTGGCGTTGCATGAGGTCGGCTCGAACAACCCGGACGGTATCGAGATCAAGGCGAAGAAGGACGCGAACGGCGTGCCGCTCGACGGCATTCCGTTCCACCCGTACTACTCGGTGCATGACCTGATGGGCGTGTCGGTGTTCCTGCTGATCTTCGCGGCGATCGTCTTCTTCGCGCCGGAGATGGGCGGCTACTTCCTCGAGTCGAACAACTTCATCCCCGCGAACCCGCTGCAGACGCCGCAGGAAATCGCGCCGGTGTGGTACTTCACCGCGTTCTACGCGATGCTGCGTGCGACCACCGACCCGTTCAAGATCGTGCTGATGATCGTGATCGCGCTGCTCGGCATCGTCGCGCTGGTGCGCGCACGCGGCAAGTTCAAGATCGGTCTGCCGGTGCTCGCCGTGCTGGTGATCCTCGCGATGTACTTCACCGAGTCGAAGTTCTGGGGCGTGGTCGTGATGGGCGGCGCGGTGATCTCGCTGTTCTTCCTGCCATGGCTCGATCAGTCGCCGGTGAAGTCGATCCGCTACCGGCCGTTCTTCCACAAGGTGTTTTACGGGATCTTCGTTTTCGCGTTCCTGACGCTCGGGTTTCTGGGCACGAAGCCGCCTTCGCCGGCGGCCACGCTGATCGCACAGATCTGCGCGGTGATCTACTTCGCGTTCTTCCTCGGCATGCCGTTCTGGACGAGGCTTGGCAAGTTCAAGCAGCCACCCGAACGCGTGCGGTTCAAGCCCCATTAA
- a CDS encoding cytochrome c1, producing the protein MKKLLSTLVRAGAASLAVACALLGTPVHADENFPLDRAPDNTENLVSLQHGAQLFVNYCLNCHSANLMRYSRLTDIGISQKEIEANLLFTTDKVGNTMSVAMRPEDAKAFFGATPPDLSVEARARNRDWLYTYLRSFYRDNTRPTGWNNMVYENVSMPHVLWQLQGQRTAKFEDTVDSENGEKIHKFLGFQQVSQGTLSPVDYDSSVADLVAYLSWMSEPTQKTRKQLGVWVLLFLGVLCFLTWRLNAAYWKDIK; encoded by the coding sequence ATGAAAAAATTACTGTCGACGCTCGTACGGGCCGGCGCCGCTTCGCTGGCGGTTGCCTGTGCGCTGCTCGGTACGCCGGTTCATGCGGATGAAAATTTTCCGCTCGACCGCGCCCCCGATAACACCGAAAATCTCGTCTCCCTGCAGCACGGTGCGCAATTGTTTGTAAACTATTGCCTGAATTGCCACAGTGCGAACCTGATGCGTTATAGCCGCCTGACGGACATCGGCATTTCGCAGAAGGAGATCGAGGCGAACCTGTTGTTCACGACGGACAAGGTCGGCAATACGATGTCCGTCGCGATGCGCCCTGAGGATGCGAAAGCGTTTTTCGGCGCGACGCCGCCGGATCTGTCGGTGGAAGCGCGAGCACGTAATCGCGACTGGCTGTACACGTATCTGCGCAGCTTCTATCGCGACAATACGCGGCCGACCGGCTGGAACAACATGGTGTACGAGAACGTGAGCATGCCTCACGTGCTGTGGCAGCTGCAGGGGCAGCGCACGGCAAAATTCGAGGATACGGTCGACTCGGAGAACGGCGAGAAGATCCACAAGTTCCTGGGCTTCCAGCAGGTCTCGCAAGGGACGCTGTCGCCGGTAGATTATGATTCGTCTGTGGCCGACCTCGTGGCTTACCTCTCGTGGATGTCCGAACCCACGCAGAAAACCCGCAAGCAGCTCGGCGTCTGGGTGCTTCTGTTCCTTGGCGTCCTGTGCTTTTTGACATGGCGATTGAACGCCGCCTACTGGAAAGATATCAAATAG
- a CDS encoding glutathione S-transferase N-terminal domain-containing protein — MMVLYSGTTCPFSQRCRLVLFEKGMDFEIRDVDLFNKPEDIAVMNPYGQVPILVERDLILYESNIINEYIDERFPHPQLMPADPVQRARARLFLLNFEKELFVHVGTLENEKGKAAEKNHEKARVAIRDRLTQLAPIFLKNKYMLGEEFSMLDVAIAPLLWRLDHYGIELSKNAAPLMKYAERIFSRPAYIEALTPSEKVMRR, encoded by the coding sequence ATGATGGTTCTGTATTCCGGCACAACTTGCCCGTTCTCCCAGCGTTGCCGGCTGGTGTTGTTCGAAAAGGGCATGGACTTCGAGATTCGCGACGTCGACCTGTTCAATAAACCGGAAGACATCGCGGTGATGAATCCGTATGGTCAGGTGCCAATTCTCGTTGAACGGGACCTCATTCTGTACGAGTCGAACATCATCAACGAGTACATCGACGAGCGCTTCCCGCATCCGCAGCTGATGCCCGCCGATCCGGTGCAACGCGCACGCGCGCGACTGTTCCTGCTGAACTTCGAGAAAGAGCTGTTCGTGCATGTCGGCACGCTCGAGAACGAGAAGGGTAAGGCAGCGGAGAAGAATCACGAGAAGGCGCGCGTCGCCATCCGCGATCGTCTGACGCAGCTCGCGCCAATCTTCCTGAAGAACAAGTACATGCTCGGCGAAGAGTTCTCGATGCTCGACGTCGCGATCGCACCGCTGCTGTGGCGCCTGGATCATTACGGCATCGAGCTGTCGAAGAACGCCGCGCCGCTGATGAAGTACGCCGAGCGCATTTTCAGCCGTCCGGCGTATATCGAAGCACTGACGCCGTCGGAAAAGGTGATGCGCCGCTGA
- a CDS encoding ClpXP protease specificity-enhancing factor, which translates to MQEISTKPYLLRALYEWCTDNGYTPHIAVRVDNQTRVPRQFVRDNEIVLNISFEATSQLQMGNEWIEFSARFSGKSHKIEVPVANVLAIYARENGQGMAFPVDSAGGEAADSGADDLPEDSAAPAVDSGLHVAEAEHDAPAAADENDDPRPDDDGSKGSGRGHLKVVK; encoded by the coding sequence ATGCAAGAGATTTCCACCAAGCCGTATCTGCTTCGCGCGTTGTACGAGTGGTGCACGGATAACGGTTACACGCCGCACATCGCGGTGCGGGTCGACAACCAGACTCGCGTGCCGCGGCAGTTCGTGCGCGACAACGAGATCGTGCTGAACATCAGCTTCGAGGCGACGAGCCAGTTGCAGATGGGCAATGAATGGATCGAGTTCAGCGCACGCTTCTCCGGCAAGTCGCACAAGATCGAGGTACCGGTCGCGAACGTGCTGGCAATCTATGCGCGCGAGAATGGTCAGGGGATGGCGTTCCCGGTCGATTCGGCGGGCGGCGAAGCAGCGGATTCCGGTGCCGACGATCTGCCGGAAGACAGCGCAGCTCCGGCTGTCGACAGCGGTTTGCACGTTGCGGAAGCCGAGCACGATGCCCCGGCGGCTGCGGATGAGAACGACGATCCGCGTCCCGACGACGATGGTTCAAAGGGTAGTGGAAGAGGGCACCTCAAGGTCGTGAAATGA
- a CDS encoding CsgG/HfaB family protein — translation MRTHSSHRIAIVAAAVVVALSGCATESSQSLPVPVVSSAQVPFTGKPTEIAVGKFDNRSSYMRGIFSDGIDRLGGQAKTILITSLQQSRRFNVLDRDNLEEIKQEAGFLKKAQAVKGANFVVTGDVTEFGRKEVGDQQLFGILGRGKQQVAYAKVNLNIVNTTTSEVVLSSQGAGEYSLSNREIIGFGGTASYDSTLNGKVLELAIQEAVNHLAQQVDAGALNAAK, via the coding sequence TTGAGAACACACAGCAGTCATCGCATCGCGATTGTCGCAGCAGCCGTCGTGGTTGCGTTGAGCGGTTGCGCGACCGAGTCGTCGCAGTCTTTGCCGGTGCCCGTCGTCAGCAGTGCGCAAGTACCGTTTACAGGCAAGCCGACCGAAATCGCAGTCGGCAAATTCGATAACCGGTCGAGCTACATGCGCGGCATTTTCTCGGACGGTATCGATCGCCTCGGCGGCCAGGCCAAGACGATCCTGATCACGAGCCTGCAGCAGAGCCGGCGCTTCAACGTGCTGGATCGCGACAACCTCGAAGAAATCAAACAGGAAGCCGGGTTCCTGAAAAAAGCCCAGGCCGTGAAGGGTGCGAATTTCGTCGTGACGGGTGACGTCACCGAGTTCGGGCGCAAGGAAGTAGGCGACCAGCAACTGTTCGGCATTCTCGGCCGTGGCAAGCAGCAGGTGGCCTATGCGAAGGTCAACCTCAACATCGTCAACACGACGACGTCCGAGGTCGTGCTGTCGAGCCAGGGCGCGGGCGAATACAGCCTGTCGAATCGCGAGATCATCGGCTTCGGCGGAACCGCGAGCTACGACTCCACGCTGAACGGCAAGGTCCTCGAACTGGCCATCCAGGAAGCCGTCAATCATCTCGCCCAGCAGGTCGACGCAGGCGCGCTCAACGCCGCGAAATAA
- a CDS encoding DUF4810 domain-containing protein gives MKIGISMKGAALSLAATGILLTGCAANHATPPLYQWDGYQPQVYEYFKAQTAPQEQIDALEKSLQQIRAKGNRPPPGFHAHLGMLYASVGKDQQAVQEFEAEKQSFPESSTYMDFLLKKSKTQ, from the coding sequence ATGAAGATCGGGATTTCAATGAAAGGCGCCGCGCTGTCGCTCGCCGCTACGGGGATTTTATTGACTGGCTGCGCAGCAAACCATGCGACGCCGCCGCTGTATCAGTGGGACGGGTATCAGCCGCAGGTCTACGAATACTTCAAGGCGCAAACGGCACCGCAGGAGCAGATCGACGCGCTCGAGAAATCGCTGCAACAGATCCGCGCGAAGGGCAACCGGCCGCCGCCGGGGTTCCATGCGCATCTCGGCATGCTGTACGCGAGTGTCGGGAAGGATCAGCAGGCGGTGCAGGAATTCGAGGCTGAAAAGCAGTCGTTCCCGGAATCGTCGACCTATATGGACTTCCTGTTGAAGAAGTCCAAAACACAATAA
- a CDS encoding DUF799 domain-containing protein: MFKHISLKLLSALSALSLLAACAHPVQRPDYTAFKKSQPRSILVLPPVNDTSDVKATFGLLSQETLPLAEAGYYVIPVAPMEETFKYNGLTDATDIQAVSPAKLQDIFGVDAALYTKVSQYGSVYQVIDSTTVVTASAKLVDLKTGDVLWQGSARATGKELGGNVNVNAFGLIGVLAQAAIKQIAHSLSDDSVAVAGLTSRRLLSAGPPNGLLYGPHSPKFGTD, encoded by the coding sequence ATGTTCAAACACATCTCACTGAAGCTTCTATCCGCCCTCTCTGCGCTGTCGCTGCTGGCCGCGTGCGCTCATCCTGTCCAGCGTCCCGACTACACCGCGTTCAAGAAGAGTCAGCCGCGTTCCATTCTGGTGTTGCCGCCGGTGAATGACACGTCGGATGTGAAGGCGACCTTCGGTCTGCTCTCGCAGGAAACGCTGCCGCTCGCCGAGGCCGGCTATTACGTGATTCCCGTCGCGCCAATGGAAGAGACGTTCAAGTACAACGGCCTCACCGATGCGACGGATATTCAGGCGGTCTCGCCCGCGAAGCTGCAGGACATCTTCGGTGTCGATGCTGCGCTCTATACGAAGGTGAGTCAGTACGGTTCCGTCTATCAGGTGATCGACAGTACGACGGTCGTGACCGCATCGGCGAAACTCGTTGATCTGAAAACAGGCGACGTCCTTTGGCAAGGTTCCGCACGCGCAACGGGCAAGGAGCTGGGCGGCAACGTCAATGTCAACGCGTTCGGATTGATCGGTGTGCTGGCGCAAGCGGCGATCAAGCAGATCGCGCACTCGCTGTCTGATGATAGCGTCGCGGTTGCGGGGTTGACGAGCAGACGTCTGTTGTCCGCTGGTCCGCCGAACGGTTTGCTGTACGGTCCGCATTCGCCGAAATTCGGCACGGACTGA